Proteins encoded together in one Bactrocera neohumeralis isolate Rockhampton chromosome 4, APGP_CSIRO_Bneo_wtdbg2-racon-allhic-juicebox.fasta_v2, whole genome shotgun sequence window:
- the LOC126755954 gene encoding cofilin/actin-depolymerizing factor homolog, which yields MASGVTVSDVCKTTYEEIKKDKKHRYVIFYIRDEKQIDVETVGDRNAEYDQFLEDIQKCGTGECRYGLFDFEYMHQCQGTSESSKKQKLFLMSWCPDTAKVKKKMLYSSSFDALKKSLVGVQKYIQATDLSEASREAVEEKLRATDRQ from the exons ATG gCTTCAGGTGTTACCGTGTCAGATGTTTGTAAAACCACATACGAAGAAattaaaaaggataaaaaacatcgctatgtaattttttatatccgAGACGAGAAACAAATTGATGTGGAAACAGTTGGCGACCGAAATGCTGAATACGAccaatttcttgaagatatccaAAAATGCGGTACGGGAGAATGCCG TTACGGTCTGTTTGATTTTGAATATATGCATCAATGTCAGGGAACTTCAGAGAGCTCAAAAAAGCAGAAACTTTTCCTAATGTCTTGGTGCCCGGACACCGCCAAG gttaagaAGAAGATGTTGTACTCAAGTTCATTTGATGCGTTGAAGAAATCTTTGGTGggtgtacaaaaatatattcaagcTACTGACCTTTCCGAAGCCTCTAGAGAAGCAGTCGAAGAGAAATTACGCGCCACAGATCGTCAATAA
- the LOC126755453 gene encoding malonate--CoA ligase ACSF3, mitochondrial, translated as MLANKSSIAFKYIYSRIIVTKKISTNIKIFEHLTHLREYFRKEEENGGVVPIFKKVLLHADHIAIKSNATEYSYQQLYLGSKKLSIQISNICGSGASCNVAVFCENNALLPLTQWGCWMSGQVFMPLLHKFPFETLSFIIGDSKSKIIISGQLYEKIAKKLATMFDIPLIIIDHHFIPEHSINHHFLEKTLLTVGSNVFIEGTLNNDFYSCSVAMLVYNNSTAKKPKGCRITHKNLLSRIKGTSQVWDYKSSDVLLNLLPVEFNNYSVHSMMCLLSVGGKIDLCYNINYDKIWNKILGINMLIKDKPNMLTALPSTYTKILKIYAKAFSNNPSMVEYIKTYCQLNIRLMISGSTPLPMNIFYYWYKLTGHKLLRYYETPETGAILGNPYIEDIRRKRKQNSFNVPFPQTIIRIVNSKDKTILAAAIGNTENGGVVNAAQIVSFNTRSDNFLGELHVSGQTIFKGYLHQDDTKICFENNFYKTGIIVEFENNTLRLLGRVDSIVFKRAGRSISSDEIETLLKTHYKIKDVAVVAVRHTHWNMSICAVCVIKAESTQDLANIKLFCSKWLPPHMCPDIFKIVPYIHRNSEGKIEKNHLTKLYYF; from the exons ATGCTTGCAAACAAAAGTTCTATTgcgtttaaatatatatattcgcGAATAATAGTGACAAAAAAGATTTCAACAAATATAAAG ATTTTTGAACACCTTACACATTTGAGAGAATATTTTAGAAAGGAAGAAGAAAATGGTGGGGTGGTacctatttttaaaaaagtgttgTTACATGCAGATCATATTGCTATTAAAAGTAATGCTACTGAATATTCATACCAACAACTATATTTAGGCTCAAAAAAGTTATCCATTCAAATATCCAACATATGTG GTAGTGGTGCATCATGTAATGTTgcagttttttgtgaaaataacgCTTTATTACCATTAACGCAATGGGGCTGTTGGATGTCTGGACAAGTTTTTATGCCACTTCTACATAAATTTCCATTTGAAACATTAAGTTTTATTATTGGTGATTCCaaatctaaaataataatttctggaCAACTATATGAAAAGATAGCTAAGAAGCTTGCTACAATGTTTGATATACCACTAATTATTATTGATCACCATTTTATACCAGAACATAGCATAAATCATCACTTTTTGGAAAAGACTTTACTTACGGTCGGGAGTAATGTTTTTATAGAAGGTACTTTAAATAACGACTTCTATTCTTGTTCTGTTGCAATGTTGGTCTATAATAACAGTACAGCTAAAAAACCAAAAGGATGTCGAATAACACATAAAAACCTGCTCTCGCGAATAAAGGGAACATCACAAGTATGGGATTATAAATCAAGTGATGTTTTGCTAAACTTGTTGCCGgtagaatttaataattatagcgTACACTCTATGATGTGCTTGCTAAGTGTTGGTGGAAAAATTGATTTATGCTATAATATCAATTACGACAAAATATGGAATAAAATACTTGGTATAAATATGCTAATAAAGGATAAACCCAATATGCTGACAGCATTACCTTCAACATATACCAAAATCCTCAAAATATATGCCAAAGCATTTTCTAATAATCCCAGCATGGTTGAGTATATTAAAACCTATTGTCAGCTTAATATTCGACTAATGATATCTGGATCAACTCCCTTACCAATGAACATTTTCTATTATTGGTATAAATTAACAGGACATAAACTACTCCGGTATTATGAAACACCCGAAACCGGAGCAATTTTAGGTAATCCATATATTGAAGATATAAGGCGTAAGCGGAAGCAAAACTCTTTTAATGTGCCGTTTCCTCAAACTATAATTCGTATTGTAAATTCTAAAGATAAAACCATACTTGCAGCTGCAATTGGAAATACAGAAAATGGAGGGGTTGTTAATGCTGCACAAATTGTATCTTTCAACACCAGATCTGACAATTTTTTAGGGGAACTTCATGTATCAGGGCAAACTATTTTCAAAGGATACCTGCATCAAGATGATACTAAAATAtgctttgaaaacaatttttataaaacaggTATTATTGtggaatttgaaaataatacccTTAGGTTACTGGGGCGTGTTGACAGCATAGTTTTTAAAAGGGCTGGACGAAGTATTTCAAGTGATGAAATAGAAACACTATTAAAAACtcactataaaataaaagatgTTGCAGTTGTAGCTGTTCGTCACACACACTGGAATATGAGTATTTGCGCTGTATGTGTTATTAAAGCAGAATCAACTCAGGATTTAGCCAATATTAAGCTATTTTGTTCTAAATGGTTGCCTCCACATATGTGCcctgatatttttaaaattgttccatataTACATCGAAATTCGGAAGGAAAAATTGAGAAGAATCATTTaacaaaattgtattatttttaa
- the LOC126757272 gene encoding probable transaldolase isoform X1: MEGITKKQKLSTLDQLKEITVVVADTGDFEAMKLYKPTDATTNPSLLLSAAKMDQYNHILKEAINYGSKVGNTVNEKVQEAIDYLGVLFGCEILKIIPGRVSTEIDARLSFDTKKSVAKALKLIQLYAQMGIQKERVLIKIASTWEGIQAAKILEEKHNIHCNLTLLFSFTQAVACAEAGVTLISPFVGRILDWYVANTNTKSFEPEKDPGVISVTQIYNYYKKYDYKTVVMGASFRNIGEIKALAGCDYLTIGPALLKDLEDDDEPISEQLSIKSAKSTDIEKINIDEAKFRWLLNEDAMATEKLSEGIRKFAQDSKKLEDMIKKYINSA, translated from the exons ATGGAAGGGataacgaaaaaacaaaaattgtctaCTCtagaccagttgaaggaaatcACTGTTGTTGTAGCTGATACAGGAGATTTTGAAG CTATGAAATTGTATAAACCTACTGATGCCACTACAAATCCATCGTTATTATTGTCTGCGGCTAAAATGGATCAGTACAACCATATATTAAAGGAAGCTATTAATTATGGATCGAAAGTTGGAAA caCAGTAAATGAAAAGGTTCAGGAAGCGATTGATTACTTAGGCGTGCTGTTCGGttgcgaaattttaaaaattataccagGAAGGGTTTCAACTGAAATCGATGCTCGTTTATCATTTGATACAAAAAAAAGTGTCGCAAAGGCATTGAAGTTAATACAATTATATGCACAAATGGGAATTCAAAAAGAACGAGTTCTTATAAAAATTGCATCTACATGGGAAGGCATACAAGCAGCAAAAATATTAGAAGAAAAGCATAACATTCATTGTAATTTAACTTTACTGTTTTCTTTTACTCAAGCTGTGGCATGCGCTGAGGCTGGAGTAACTCTAATATCGCCTTTCGTTGGGCGTATTTTAGATTGGTATGTTGCTAATACCAATACTAAAAGCTTTGAACCGGAGAAGGATCCAGGAGTCATATCGGTTACCCAAATCTATAATTACTATAAAAAGTATGATTATAAAACAGTTGTTATGGGTGCATCCTTTAGAAACATTGGAGAAATTAAAGCTTTAGCTGGTTGTGACTATTTAACAATTGGTCCTGCTTTATTGAAAGATCTTGAGGATGATGATGAACCTATTAGCGAGCAGTTATCCATAAAGAGTGCCAAATCTAcggatattgaaaaaattaacattgatgAAGCAAAATTCCGTTGGTTGCTTAATGAAGATGCCATGGCAACAGAGAAGCTTTCTGAAGGTATAAGAAAGTTTGCTCAAGATTCTAAAAAACTTGAAGACatgatcaaaaaatatataaatagtgCGTAA
- the LOC126757272 gene encoding probable transaldolase isoform X2 — MSSEWQAGLRVVIVSEAMKLYKPTDATTNPSLLLSAAKMDQYNHILKEAINYGSKVGNTVNEKVQEAIDYLGVLFGCEILKIIPGRVSTEIDARLSFDTKKSVAKALKLIQLYAQMGIQKERVLIKIASTWEGIQAAKILEEKHNIHCNLTLLFSFTQAVACAEAGVTLISPFVGRILDWYVANTNTKSFEPEKDPGVISVTQIYNYYKKYDYKTVVMGASFRNIGEIKALAGCDYLTIGPALLKDLEDDDEPISEQLSIKSAKSTDIEKINIDEAKFRWLLNEDAMATEKLSEGIRKFAQDSKKLEDMIKKYINSA, encoded by the exons ATGTCAAGTGAATGGCAAGCAGGTTTAAGAGTTGTCATCGTATCAGAAG CTATGAAATTGTATAAACCTACTGATGCCACTACAAATCCATCGTTATTATTGTCTGCGGCTAAAATGGATCAGTACAACCATATATTAAAGGAAGCTATTAATTATGGATCGAAAGTTGGAAA caCAGTAAATGAAAAGGTTCAGGAAGCGATTGATTACTTAGGCGTGCTGTTCGGttgcgaaattttaaaaattataccagGAAGGGTTTCAACTGAAATCGATGCTCGTTTATCATTTGATACAAAAAAAAGTGTCGCAAAGGCATTGAAGTTAATACAATTATATGCACAAATGGGAATTCAAAAAGAACGAGTTCTTATAAAAATTGCATCTACATGGGAAGGCATACAAGCAGCAAAAATATTAGAAGAAAAGCATAACATTCATTGTAATTTAACTTTACTGTTTTCTTTTACTCAAGCTGTGGCATGCGCTGAGGCTGGAGTAACTCTAATATCGCCTTTCGTTGGGCGTATTTTAGATTGGTATGTTGCTAATACCAATACTAAAAGCTTTGAACCGGAGAAGGATCCAGGAGTCATATCGGTTACCCAAATCTATAATTACTATAAAAAGTATGATTATAAAACAGTTGTTATGGGTGCATCCTTTAGAAACATTGGAGAAATTAAAGCTTTAGCTGGTTGTGACTATTTAACAATTGGTCCTGCTTTATTGAAAGATCTTGAGGATGATGATGAACCTATTAGCGAGCAGTTATCCATAAAGAGTGCCAAATCTAcggatattgaaaaaattaacattgatgAAGCAAAATTCCGTTGGTTGCTTAATGAAGATGCCATGGCAACAGAGAAGCTTTCTGAAGGTATAAGAAAGTTTGCTCAAGATTCTAAAAAACTTGAAGACatgatcaaaaaatatataaatagtgCGTAA
- the LOC126755452 gene encoding cleavage and polyadenylation specificity factor subunit 4, protein MEILLANVNNIDFKIERDLIEQIGAVALPFFGMDKSMAAVCQFVSTQNGLECEKGSSCPFRHIRGDRTIVCKHWLRGLCKKGDQCEFLHEYDMKKMPECYFYSRFNACHNKECPFLHIDPESKVKDCPWYDRGFCRHGPHCRHRHVRRVLCSNYLAGFCENGWNCKFMHPRFELPPISDTTKEIMLKKVPTCHFCGELGHKASACKKNPDANESSENRFKFNGFQKQNQAYNFKENTEGKNGTEHVSSSNNFTKVPKPLDEITCYKCGNKGHYANKCPKGHLAFLSNQRSHK, encoded by the exons atggaaattttactCGCGAATGTCAATAACATAGATTTTAAAATAGAACGAGATTTGATTGAACAAATTGGTGCCGTCGCTTTACCATTCTTCGGAATGGACa aaTCGATGGCTGCCGTTTGTCAATTTGTGAGTACCCAAAATGGTTTGGAGTGTGAGAAAGGCTCATCCTGCCCCTTCCGTCATATTAGAGGAGATAGAACTATAGTGTGCAAGCACTGGCTAAGAGGATTATGTAAAAAAGGAGATCAATGCGAATTTTTACATGAAtatgatatgaaaaaaatgccaGAATGTTACTTTTACTCTCGATTTAATGCGTGTCATAATAAGGAATGTCCCTTTCTTCATATCGATCCGGAAAGTAAAGTAAAAGATTGTCCATGGTATGATCGGGGCTTTTGTAGACACGGGCCGCATTGCAGACATCGTCACGTGCGTCGTGTACTTTGTAGTAATTACTTGGCCGGCTTTTGTGAAAATGGTTGGAATTGTAAATTTATGCATCCCCGATTCGAACTGCCACCAATTTCAGACACAACAAAAGAAATTATGCTTAAAAAGGTGCCAACTTGCCACTTTTGTGGAGAACTGGGACATAAAGCTTCGGCGTGTAAAAAAAATCCTGATGCTAACGAAAGTAGTGAAAAccgtttcaaatttaatggcttccaaaaacaaaatcaagcgtacaattttaaagaaaatacagaAGGTAAAAACGGAACTGAGCATGTGTCGTCGAGCAACAACTTTACAAAGGTGCCAAAGCCTTTAGATGAAATCACTTGCTACAAATGTGGAAATAAAGGGCATTACGCAAATAAGTGCCCTAAAGGTCACTTAGCTTTTTTATCAAATCAAAGAagccacaaataa
- the LOC126757270 gene encoding histone-lysine N-methyltransferase 2C, with protein MDLDLVCEETDLDSLQPYPSGAPSTPNSNRSSPANGNDEASFQTQLFLQGSENGDTFSGHMAGVESKSNNSKRGPGRPRKDLPQHKGNVKRKNFLDHVQSNDRTNLSIAPMSSSESSNTGYPEDKTITNMDEISNIEYPGKICCLCNLDEKSALGQGDFLRWEVDPDNCEKAIQYYMETNSKNDEHLRHTTIDQVSFRRQKNNCRGKISQNTCINELDKIGHMEKMSLNTILDGSYIYSHRMCLMWSQGVYGKTDEIKANIEFIIAKSLSQKCSFCGQYGASITCKMSCTKVFHLPCAAASASFQIMDNFMVFCLDHIEQVMVICPDANITCQNCSSMDNMAKMIMCATCGDHFHTNCVGLINTPETRAGWNCPNCRKCQICRESDGTEGRFIKCEQCQRLYHNTCLRPTISSLPKYGWKCNRCRVCTDCGSRTPGGGTSSRWHCHYTICDSCYQQRNKGFSCPICHKAYRASAHKEMVKCNFCHRFVHSTCDEDADLITYHKKKENNPDYDYICPQCKLLPTSEKIIPNQCNSNRSGEGITLAQGIDDNFIKEMDIDNFQNNCGGDFNSTESQSSKIFRKKILYRGRGGKLMGQKSNILTHLGRKRNSVRGKGRHLLINNINLASNGERLLTSNKSSEDCLSMERKILLCSAKDKFLLSQDLCVMCGSAGLEKESNLIACAQCGQCYHPYCVNTKISNVILERGWRCLDCTVCESCGQRNDEARLILCDECDLSYHIYCVTPPLETVPHGNWKCKWCAACQKCGRFSPGVSQQSRNTFTNGIMECGQCSSQEMCSFCGQRYNDGELIIQCKNCERWLHCRCDSINTEEEAQICDNIEYHCILCRPKDKSLAQFLSSTTLKVMKTIPLSSDTIIPPNNDTETTFWVDGVSMSERGANMIKALSTDIKKKRKVRTPNDSQNKESGILAAIESVVAGSNNNVPIEENIDTDSLKKRDTDHYKDGMVWTGADNSPPEGFSISTNDDGIAILRKKRQRNLQKIGIGGFSVRNRAIKKDEASNNSNNCSYTDSEKRKKTVRKKVKSRLSESYPAYLQEAFFGKSLLEMKTRSELPVEDSDISDEQIELIDVLFAEESPSSMSKNVPTLTANTNEDQNNAIPTLTSNVKIKCKDVVESGIIGNGVEALNAVNTNTMHEISNSSIITSSKFVESKKTNTKADEAKPAIFFTDLSNESGRSTSTSNVKSQVISTLDDHAMKLIYSETQRVIDFSAIAASKQTEETNLLVNKLNENEANVAFISQSPKQIIEQPPQMQILPIHVPLQNTTCLVDSPAAESSIIPHNQFAQQLQNSQLKTAPPQLDSAGTQKTAEKMRRDEDLGKTATISAVLYANTQHPELKQMYPNWNDRCKQILKRWRSLSNEKKAPFLQQAKDNRSAHRIRRSQQDQERICFNQKSLKEQEQERIWKQHQAKAKESQNSVNYNNRGYSFDLNGTYEMCSIDKRDIIYNGDSLHKRTQPQLVSKEKHDKQSENKHLRTLLLKEQQLRAATTDPWISNPAPNNSPNSLYQRSLSSDLMPTSNEGKNIPVDESKIIKPFEAVQLEQPSCNENKQVFKSRKDIKSTESGEPELEKLDSDENGAFGDILGGLGDGNDDDLLKSLTAEIGDDFNILEYADPALDELASNPNLLNKLDFE; from the exons atggaCCTAGATTTAGTATGTGAAGAAACTGATTTGGATTCATTGCAACCATACCCTTCTG GTGCTCCTTCTACTCCAAATTCGAACAGATCATCTCCAGCCAATGGCAATGACGAAGCCTCGTTTCAAACACAATTATTTTTACAAGGATCTGAAAATGGAGACACCTTTTCGGGGCATATGGCAGGAGTGGAAAGTAAATCAAATAATTCGAAACGTGGTCCGGGGAGGCCTAGGAAAGATTTGCCTCAACATAAGGGCAATGTGaagcgaaaaaattttttggaccaTGTACAAAGTAATGATCGTACTAATCTTTCTATCGCACCAATGTCTTCATCCGAAAGTTCGAATACTGGATATCCTGAagataaaacaataacaaatatggatgaaatttcaaatattgaatATCCTGGGAAAATATGTTGTCTATGTAATCTTGATGAAAAAAGTGCTTTGGGGCAGGGCGACTTTTTAAGATGGGAGGTGGATCCCGATAACTGTGAAAAAGCTATTCAATACTACATGGAAACAAATTCTAAAAACGATGAACACTTAAGGCATACCACTATAGACCAAGTTTCATTCCGtcgacaaaaaaataattgcagaggaaaaatatctcaaaatacTTGCATCAACGAACTAGATAAAATAGGGCATATGGAGAAAATGTCCCTTAATACAATTTTAGATGGTTCTTATATCTATTCGCACCGTATGTGTCTTATGTGGTCGCAAGGCGTATATGGAAAAACTGACGAAATCAAGGCGAACATAGAGTTCATAATTGCTAAAAGCCTCTCACAAAAATGCTCATTTTGTGGACAGTATGGAGCAAGTATCACATGTAAAATGAGTTGCACAAAAGTGTTTCATTTGCCGTGCGCTGCAGCATCAGCTAGCTTTCAAATCATGGataattttatggttttttgctTGGATCACATTGAACAAGTAATGGTTATAT GTCCAGATGCTAATATCACGTGCCAAAACTGTTCCTCCATGGATAATATGGCAAAAATGATCATGTGCGCCACTTGTGGTGACCACTTTCATACCAATTGTGTTGGTTTAATAAATACTCCAG aaactagGGCGGGTTGGAATTGCCCCAATTGTCGGAAATGTCAGATATGTAGAGAGAGTGACGGTACCGAAGGACGTTTCATTAAATGTGAACAGTGCCAGCGATTATACCATAATACCTGTTTACGACCCACGATCTCTTCTTTGCCAAAATATGGCTGGAAGTGCAAT CGTTGCCGGGTTTGTACTGACTGTGGTTCAAGAACTCCCGGGGGTGGGACTTCATCTCGATGGCACTGTCACTACACAATTTGTGATTCGTGTTACCAGCAACGTAATAAAGGATTTTCTTGTCCTATTTGTCACAAAGCTTATAGAGCTTCTGCCCACAAGGAAATggttaaatgcaatttttgtcATAG ATTTGTACATAGTACATGTGATGAAGATGCCGACTTGATTACTTAccacaaaaagaaagaaaataatccTGATTATGATTATATATGTCCACAATGTAAGTTATTGCCAACGAGCGAGAAGATTATACCAAATCAATGTAATTCAAATCGCTCCGGAGAAGGAATTACCTTGGCTCAAGGAATAGATGACAATTTTATTAAGGAAATGGACATagacaattttcaaaacaattgtgGAGGTGATTTTAATTCGACAGAATCTCAATCATccaaaatattcagaaaaaaaatattatatcgcGGTCGAGGTGGGAAATTAATGGGGCAAAAGAGTAATATTTTAACACATCTCGGGCGAAAACGTAATTCTGTTCGTGGTAAAGGACGACatctattaataaataatatcaatttAGCTTCAAATGGTGAAAGATTATTGACCTCGAATAAATCCTCAGAAGATTGCCTGTCCATGGAAAGGAAAATATTACTGTGCTCTGCAAAGGACAAATTTCTTTTGTCACAAGATTTGTGTGTAATGTGTGGATCTGCTGGGCTTGAAAAGGAAAGCAATCTTATTGCTTGTGCACAATGTGGTCAATGTTATCATCCTTATTGTGTGAACACAAAAATATCGAATGTAATTTTAGAAAGGGGTTGGAGGTGTCTTGATTGTACTGTATGCGAGAGCTGTGGTCAACGAAACGATGAGGCGAGACTAATCCTTTGTGATGAATGCGACTTATCATATCATATATACTGTGTAACTCCTCCATTAGAAACAGTTCCGCATGGCAATTGGAAATGTAAGTGGTGTGCTGCTTGCCAAAAATGTGGTCGATTTTCTCCCGGAGTAAGCCAACAAAGCCGTAATACATTCACTAACGGTATCATGGAATGTGGCCAATGTTCAAGCCAAGAAATGTGTTCATTTTGCGGTCAACGATATAATGATGGCGAGCTTATTATACAGTGTAAAAATTGTGAACGTTGGTTACATTGTCGTTGTGACTCTATAAATACTGAAGAGGAAGCCCAAATATGTGACAATATAGAATATCATTGCATTCTATGTCGACCCAAGGACAAATCTCTAGCCCAATTTTTATCTTCAACAACATTAAAAGTAATGAAAACAATACCATTAAGCTCTGACACTATAATCCCACCAAATAACGACACAGAAACTACATTTTGGGTAGATGGTGTTAGTATGAGTGAAAGAGGTGCTAATATGATTAAAGCATTGTCGACAGACataaagaaaaaacgtaaaGTACGTACTCCTAATGATTCACAAAATAAAGAGTCTGGAATATTAGCAGCTATAGAGTCTGTTGTTGCTGGATCAAATAACAATGTTCCAATAGAAGAAAACATTGACACAGACTCATTAAAAAAGAGGGACACAGATCATTACAAGGACGGAATGGTTTGGACAGGTGCCGATAATAGTCCACCTGAAGGATTTTCGATTTCTACGAATGATGATGGAATTGCAATATTACGGAAAAAACGTCAacgaaatttacaaaaaattggtATTGGCGGATTCAGTGTGCGGAATCGTGCTATTAAAAAAGACGAAGCATCAAACAATTCTAATAATTGTAGTTATACCGAttcagaaaaaagaaagaaaaccgttcgaaaaaaagttaaaagtcgTTTGAGTGAATCTTATCCAGCGTACTTGCAAGAGGCATTCTTTGGTAAATCACTACTTGAAATGAAAACCAGAAGCGAATTACCGGTTGAAGATTCTGACATATCCGATGAACAAATTGAGCTAATTGATGTTTTATTTGCTGAAGAATCGCCTAGTTCAATGAGCAAAAACGTTCCAACATTAACTGCAAATACTAATGAAGACCAAAACAACGCAATTCCTACGTTGACttcaaatgtcaaaataaaatgtaaagatGTGGTTGAAAGCGGAATTATTGGAAATGGAGTTGAAGCTTTGAATGCCGTTAATACAAATACAATGCATGAAATTTCCAACAGCAGCATAATAACTTCGTCAAAATTTGTGGAATCAAAGAAGACAAACACAAAAGCCGATGAAGCCAAGCCAg CAATATTCTTTACGGATTTATCGAATGAATCAGGTAGATCGACCTCCACTTCTAATGTTAAAAGCCAA GTGATTTCTACTCTCGATGACCACGCAATGAAACTAATATATTCAGAAACACAACGAGTTATTGATTTCAG tGCGATTGCGGCCTCAAAGCAAACGGAAGAGACTAATTTATTGGTTAATAAGCTAAATGAAAATGAGGCAAATGTGGCTTTTATTTCGCAATCTCCTAAACAAATTATAGAACAACCACCCCAAATGCAAATATTGCCGATACATGTGCCACTGCAAAATACAACTTGTTTAGTTGATAGTCCTGCTGCTGAAAGTTCGATAATTCCTCATAACCAATTTGCTCAACAATTGCAAAATTCACAACTTAAAACTGCTCCGCCACAACTTGATTCGGCTGGGACACAAAAAACAGCTGAAAAGATGAGACGAGATGAag ATTTGGggaaaacagcaacaatatcGGCAGTACTTTATGCTAATACTCAGCATCCTGAGTTAAAACAGATGTATCCAAACTGGAACGATCGTTGTAAACAGATTCTAAAAAGGTGGCGGTCTCTTTCTAATGAGAAAAAAGCACCTTTCCTCCAGCAAGCGAAAGATAACAGATCTGCTCATAGAATACGGAGATCACAGCAG GACCAGGAAAGAATATGTTTTAATCAAAAGTCCTTAAAAGAGCAAGAACAAGAACGTATATGGAAACAACATCAAGCAAAAGCTAAAGAATCACAAAACAGCGTCAATTATAATAACAGAG GGTATTCATTTGATTTAAATGGAACATATGAAATGTGTTCAATAGACAAGCGAGATATAATATACAACGGAGACTCTTTGCATAAAAGGACACAGCCGCAACTAGTTTCAAAAGAAAAACACG atAAACAGTCTGAAAACAAACACCTAAGAACACTGCTTTTAAAGGAACAGCAACTTAGGGCTGCAACAACAGATCCTTGGATTTCGAACCCAGCACCCAACAATTCTCCCAACAGTTTGTATCAACGCTCTTTATCAAGTGATTTGATGCCTACCTCAAATGAAGGCAAAAATATTCCGGTTGatgaatcaaaaattattaaaccgTTCGAAGCTGTTCAGTTGGAACAACCTAGTTGTAATGAAAATAAGCAAGTTTTTAAAAGCCGTAAAGATATAAAATCAACAGAAAGTGGAGAGCCTGAGCTAGAAAAACTAGACTCTGATGAAAATGGGGCTTTTGGAGATATTTTGGGTGGTTTGGGAGATGGAAATGACGAtgatctcttaaaatctttaacGGCAGAAATTGGGGATGATTTTAATATACTTGAATATGCGGATCCCGCTTTAGACGAATTGGCTTCAAATCcaaacttattaaacaaattagatTTTGAATAA